The Stomoxys calcitrans chromosome 3, idStoCalc2.1, whole genome shotgun sequence genome includes a region encoding these proteins:
- the LOC106083843 gene encoding ubiquitin-conjugating enzyme E2Q-like protein 1, which translates to MSRSKDKVVSSLRKIFKSNNASKDETPEEKKATDADAATAKKPAVFPESPGKRMRRMDKKVKPMPVNPTPDFSVRARRLMKEYKEIQKIQSSRNDSVFTVELINDNLYEWYARLHTVDPDSKLAKDMIDLNVPFILLHLAFPDNFPFAPPFMRVVEPHIEKGYVMDGGAICMELLTPRGWASAYTVEAVLMQFAASLVKGQGRIMRKTKNTKEFSRRRAEEAFRSLVKTHEKYGWVTPSLSDG; encoded by the exons ATGTCTCGCTCAAAAGATAAAGTAGTTTCTTCGTtgcgaaaaatatttaaaagcaaCAACGCTTCCAAAGATGAAACACCTGAGGAAAAGAAGGCGACAGATGCAGATGCTGCTACGGCCAAGAAGCCTGCGGTCTTTCCTGAATCTCCAGGAAAGCGAATGCGTCGAATGGACAAAAA AGTTAAACCAATGCCAGTAAACCCCACTCCCGACTTTAGTGTGCGCGCAAGACGGCTTATGAAAGAGTACAAGgaaatccaaaaaattcaaagttccaGAAATGATTCCGTCTTTACG GTGGAACTTATCAATGACAACCTTTACGAATGGTACGCTCGCTTGCACACCGTCGATCCGGACTCAAAGTTGGCAAAAGATATGATAGATCTTAATGTGCCATTTATATTGTTGCACTTGGCTTTTCCCGACAACTTTCCATTTGCCCCACCGTTTATGCGTGTTGTTGAACCGCATATAGAAAAAGGATATGTAATGGATGGAGGCGCAATTTGCATGGAGCTTTTAACGCCGCGCGGGTGGGCGAGCGCATATACAGTGGAGGCAGTACTAATGCAGTTTGCTGCAAGTCTTGTCAAGGGTCAAGGTCGCATAATgcgaaaaaccaaaaacacgAAGGAATTCAGCAG ACGAAGGGCTGAGGAAGCATTTCGCTCGTTGGTTAAAACCCATGAAAAATATGGATGGGTTACACCATCACTATCCGACGGCTAA